The Candidatus Polarisedimenticolaceae bacterium nucleotide sequence CGCCTCCTCGGCGATGGCCGCGAGGTCCGCGGCGCTGGAGGTTTGGCCCTCGGCGTCGCGCCCGTGCGGATTGACGAAGCGCGTCGCAGTGAGCCCCATCCCCTTCGCCTTCGCGTTCATCGCCTCGACGAACTTCTCGACGGAGCCGGCGCGTCCTTCGGCGAGGGCGACGGCGGCGTCGTTGGCCGAGCGGATCAGCATCGCCGTGAGGAGATCCCCCGCGATCATCCGGTCGCCCGCCTTGAGGGGGAGGGTGGCTCCCCCCTCGCTCGCCGTCCGCTTCGAGACCGTGACGACCTGCGACGGGTCCCAGCCCTCGCCGGTCGCGACGATCGCCGTCATGAGCTTGACGAGCGAAGCCGGGGGGTGGGGGACGTCGACGGCGCGACCCGAGACGGCGACGCCGTCCACGACGAGCAGGTAGGCGTCGGTCTCGGCCTTGGGGAAGAGGTCGGGAACCGGGGCCGCGAGGGTGAGGGCGAGCGCGGCCCCGGCGAGGGTGAGCATCGAGCGACTACTTGCCGAAGAGGCCCTTGAGGAGCTTCTTCCCCTTCTCCTTGG carries:
- a CDS encoding serine hydrolase, whose protein sequence is MLTLAGAALALTLAAPVPDLFPKAETDAYLLVVDGVAVSGRAVDVPHPPASLVKLMTAIVATGEGWDPSQVVTVSKRTASEGGATLPLKAGDRMIAGDLLTAMLIRSANDAAVALAEGRAGSVEKFVEAMNAKAKGMGLTATRFVNPHGRDAEGQTSSAADLAAIAEEA